Proteins encoded together in one Panthera uncia isolate 11264 chromosome A2, Puncia_PCG_1.0, whole genome shotgun sequence window:
- the TNFSF9 gene encoding tumor necrosis factor ligand superfamily member 9, with protein MCPRADAVPDPEAQRPPAPPGPACRPLPWALSVALLLLLLAGTCAACWLSAWVAPAASAAPGPSLPRVPEQPPDARARLPDSPQAVFAQLVAQDVQLTEGPLRWYSDPALAGVFLGPGLSYDQHSRELMVAEPGVYYVFLHLKLQRVVSSFGSGSVSVALHLQPLGTGAAALALTLDLPPPSSKAPDSASGFRSSLLHLGPGQRLGVHLRAEAGAHPAWQLAQGATILGLFRVATKVPAGLSLPPWPIDTGPGYPPPDRE; from the exons ATGTGCCCCCGCGCCGACGCCGTCCCGGACCCCGAGGCCCAGCGGCCGCCCGCGCCCCCCGGCCCCGCCTGCCGCCCGCTGCCCTGGGCCCTCAGCGTcgcgctgctgctgctgctgctcgcCGGCACCTGCGCCGCCTGCTGGCTCAGCGCCTGGGTCGCGCCCGCGGCCTCCGCGGCGCCCGGCCCCAGCCTCCCCCGCGTCCCCGAGCAGCCGCCCGACGCCCGCGCCCGCCTCCCCGACTCTCCGCAG GCCGTGTTCGCGCAGCTGGTGGCCCAAGATG tACAGCTGACTGAAGGGCCCCTGCGCTGGTACAGCGACCCAGCCCTGGCAGGGGTGTTCCTGGGGCCTGGCCTGAGCTACGACCAGCACTCGCGGGAGCTGATGGTGGCAGAGCCTGGCGTCTACTATGTTTTCTTGCACCTGAAGCTGCAGCGGGTGGTATCCAGCTTCGGCTCGGGCTCTGTCTCCGTTGCCCTGCACCTGCAGCCCCTGGGCACTGGGGCTGCGGCCCTGGCCCTGACCTTGGACCTGCCGCCTCCATCCTCCAAAGCCCCGGACTCAGCCTCTGGTTTCCGAAGCAGCCTGCTGCACCTGGGCCCAGGCCAGCGCCTGGGCGTTCACCTGCGCGCAGAGGCGGGGGCACACCCTGCCTGGCAGCTTGCACAGGGCGCCACGATCTTGGGCCTCTTCCGAGTGGCCACCAAAGTCCCTGCTGGACTCTCCCTGCCGCCATGGCCCATTGACACTGGGCCCGGGTACCCCCCGCCGGACAGAGAATGA